Part of the Cupriavidus basilensis genome is shown below.
TTGCCTGGCTTCGCCCGCATGCCTTGGCAGCACAGCCAGGTCCAGCACACCAACACCGAACACGACGGCAGCCCCCGCGCACAACCCCGCTTACACCCCCTTCAAATCCTCCTCGGCAAACACCTCCTCCGCCATGTGAAAAGCCGAATTGGCCGCCGGCACGCCGCAATAAATAGCGGTCTGCAAGAGCACTTCCTTGACCTCGTCGCGGCTGACCTTGTTGTTGGCCGCGGCGCGCAAATGCAGCTTGAGCTCTTCGCCGCGGTTAAGCGCCACCATCATGGCGATGGTGATCAAGCTGCGCGAATGGCGCGGCAGGCCTTCGCGGGTCCAGATCTCGCCCCATGCATAGCGCGTGATCAGGTTCTGGAATTCTTCGGTCAGCGGGTTGAGCTTGGCCAGCGAGCGATCCACGTGAGCGCTGCCCAGCACCGCGCGGCGCACGGCCAGGCCAGCCTGGTAGCGCTCGCCATCGTTGGCGGGGCGGCCCGCGGCTTGTTGCGCATCGCCGCCCAGGAAGTCCAGCAATGCCTCGGTGAAGCGCGCGGGCTGTTCGCGGTTGGACAAGTGGGCCGCTTCCAGCTCCAGATAACGCGCGCCCGGAATGGCGTCGGCCAGGGCGCGCCCTTGCTCCGCGGTCGTGGACGGGTCCGCGCTGCCGGCAATCACCAGCACCGGCACGGGAATCGTCTTGACCGCTTCGCGCAGGTCGGCGTCGCGCACCGCGGCGCAGTTGGCGGCATAGCCCCGGGCATCGAGGCCGGTCAGCACCTGGCGCAGGTCGTCCAGCTGGTTGCCGGCGGCGCTGACGAAGGCAGGCGTGAACCAGCGCTGCAACGAGCCTTCCACCAGCGGCGTCATGCCGTCGCGCAGCACGCCTTCGATG
Proteins encoded:
- the pcaD gene encoding 3-oxoadipate enol-lactonase is translated as MPFITHAGNRLFYTLEGPASAPVLIFSNSLGTDHTMWAPQVEALGQQFRILRYDTRGHGRSALPPGPSSVAELGSDVIALMDALQIQKAAFCGLSMGGLTGMWLGVNAPQRFTRIVLANTAPRIGTHEAWNTRIEGVLRDGMTPLVEGSLQRWFTPAFVSAAGNQLDDLRQVLTGLDARGYAANCAAVRDADLREAVKTIPVPVLVIAGSADPSTTAEQGRALADAIPGARYLELEAAHLSNREQPARFTEALLDFLGGDAQQAAGRPANDGERYQAGLAVRRAVLGSAHVDRSLAKLNPLTEEFQNLITRYAWGEIWTREGLPRHSRSLITIAMMVALNRGEELKLHLRAAANNKVSRDEVKEVLLQTAIYCGVPAANSAFHMAEEVFAEEDLKGV